Proteins encoded in a region of the Acidobacteriota bacterium genome:
- a CDS encoding proline dehydrogenase family protein, translating to MISRTVLLYLSQQHRLKDFFVKVPGFKQVTRRFIAGENIEDAIIAIKELNKLGITATFDHLGESTTSRAEAEADVREYIHVLGRIQETGVDSNVSVKLTQLGLDIDETYCLENTRLIVAEAHQRGNFVRIDMEDTPKTDATLRIFKQLFHEFGNVGIVLQSYLYRTESDLDEVLAMGARVRLCKGAYNEPAEVAFPEKADVDDNYIKLMQKLLKSGVYHGIATHDMRMIRATQEFAAREGIGKDQFEFQMLYGVRRDLMIQLAQEGFRVRTYVPYGEFWYPYFMRRLAERPANVWFVVKSLFKG from the coding sequence ATGATTTCCAGAACCGTTCTTCTGTATCTCTCACAACAACATCGCCTCAAAGATTTCTTCGTCAAAGTCCCCGGTTTCAAACAAGTCACGCGCCGTTTCATCGCGGGTGAAAACATCGAAGACGCCATCATCGCCATCAAGGAATTGAACAAGTTGGGTATTACGGCGACGTTTGACCATCTTGGCGAAAGTACGACTTCGCGCGCCGAAGCCGAAGCCGATGTCCGCGAATACATTCACGTGCTGGGACGCATTCAGGAAACCGGCGTTGATTCCAACGTTTCGGTCAAACTCACGCAATTGGGGTTGGATATTGACGAAACCTATTGCCTGGAAAACACGCGCCTCATCGTTGCCGAAGCCCATCAGCGTGGAAACTTCGTACGCATTGATATGGAAGACACGCCGAAAACCGATGCGACCTTGCGTATCTTCAAACAGCTTTTTCACGAATTCGGCAACGTCGGCATCGTGCTGCAATCGTACCTGTACCGCACCGAATCAGATTTGGATGAAGTGCTGGCGATGGGCGCGCGCGTGCGGCTGTGCAAAGGCGCATACAACGAACCGGCGGAAGTCGCCTTTCCCGAAAAAGCCGACGTGGATGACAACTACATCAAGTTGATGCAAAAACTGCTCAAAAGCGGCGTGTATCACGGCATCGCCACGCACGATATGCGAATGATCCGCGCGACACAGGAATTTGCCGCGCGCGAAGGTATCGGCAAAGACCAATTCGAGTTTCAGATGCTGTATGGCGTCCGGCGCGATTTGATGATTCAACTGGCACAGGAAGGTTTTCGCGTTCGGACTTACGTTCCGTATGGTGAGTTCTGGTATCCATATTTTATGAGACGTTTGGCGGAGCGTCCGGCAAACGTCTGGTTTGTGGTCAAGAGTTTGTTCAAAGGATAG
- the ccsA gene encoding cytochrome c biogenesis protein CcsA gives MGILQITALTFYLGAMLYSLYVFATKAVRPNRELQWIVWLGFITHTAAILAGWRQAGYFPVVNPREVSWFISWAIVGYFLLTSYRHPVRALPVFLLPLVYLFALVSMILPDNTEPLPDLLEGAITANAFTEIIFPIHVALVIFSYAAFIVTFVCGVMYLIQEHELKAKRFGAAFQRMPALNTCDEVGYRSLSVGFVLLTLGVVTGIAWNNQRDGRYWHNDPKEVMALVTWLVYLFIMHYRLMAGWRGRRVAWLSIVGFLVVMFTWLGARAMGGYHVFG, from the coding sequence ATGGGGATTCTTCAAATCACTGCTCTGACCTTTTATCTCGGGGCAATGCTGTATTCGCTTTACGTCTTTGCCACAAAAGCCGTCCGGCCAAATCGCGAGTTACAGTGGATCGTCTGGTTGGGGTTCATCACACACACGGCCGCAATTCTGGCGGGATGGCGTCAGGCAGGGTATTTTCCGGTCGTCAATCCGCGCGAGGTCAGTTGGTTCATCAGTTGGGCCATCGTCGGATACTTTTTGCTGACCAGTTATCGGCATCCGGTGCGAGCGCTGCCGGTATTTTTGCTGCCACTGGTGTATTTGTTCGCGCTGGTTTCAATGATCCTGCCTGACAACACAGAACCGCTGCCCGATTTGCTGGAAGGCGCCATCACGGCCAACGCATTTACCGAAATCATTTTTCCTATTCACGTGGCGCTGGTCATCTTTTCCTACGCGGCCTTCATCGTCACCTTTGTTTGCGGCGTGATGTACCTGATTCAGGAACACGAACTGAAAGCCAAACGATTCGGCGCGGCGTTTCAACGAATGCCAGCTCTGAACACGTGTGACGAAGTCGGGTACCGCTCTCTTTCGGTAGGATTTGTATTGCTGACCTTGGGCGTGGTTACGGGTATTGCCTGGAACAATCAACGTGATGGGCGGTATTGGCATAACGATCCAAAAGAAGTTATGGCGTTGGTGACCTGGCTGGTCTACCTGTTCATTATGCATTATCGGTTGATGGCGGGTTGGCGAGGCCGTCGCGTGGCTTGGTTGTCAATCGTGGGGTTTCTGGTGGTGATGTTCACCTGGCTTGGCGCGCGAGCGATGGGGGGGTACCACGTCTTTGGATAA
- a CDS encoding glutamyl-tRNA reductase — MSIVVVGISHKTAPVEIREKLAFAESRLPEALRSLADGQTINEAVIVSTCNRVEVIAATKTQFDGDTLISHLHQFLHGFHRCEPAMLTKHCYSHADLAAIGHIFRVTSSLDSMVIGEPQITGQVKEAFHAAQEHGSVGHTLTRLMNRAFAVAKRVRNETAIGSNAVSISFVAVELARKVFESLNGATVMLVGAGEMAELAAKHLLSCGANKILIANRTYENATKLAEEMKGEPVRFEDFERRMPEAEVVICSTGAPNYLILPAQVKRALAVRHNRPMLIVDISVPRNVDPAINQLDNAFVFDVDDLASIAESNLAERQREAQRAELIIVEEANRFIEVLSEGDINAVIGTFRQQAGALAFAELERSRKRLGDLSQQQEEALRVMVNAIVNKFTQPVIKQLRESENGHSPYLSVWREMYPHDEDKK, encoded by the coding sequence ATGAGCATAGTCGTCGTCGGAATCAGTCATAAAACTGCGCCGGTTGAAATTCGCGAAAAACTGGCCTTCGCCGAATCGCGCTTGCCGGAGGCGTTGCGCTCGTTGGCGGATGGGCAAACCATCAACGAAGCCGTCATAGTTTCAACCTGCAATCGCGTGGAAGTGATTGCGGCAACCAAAACTCAATTTGATGGCGACACTCTGATTTCCCACCTGCATCAATTTCTACATGGCTTTCACAGATGCGAACCGGCGATGTTGACCAAACACTGTTACAGCCACGCTGACCTTGCAGCCATCGGTCATATTTTCCGCGTTACGTCGTCACTGGATTCGATGGTCATTGGCGAGCCGCAAATCACAGGTCAGGTCAAGGAAGCATTTCATGCAGCGCAGGAACACGGCAGCGTCGGTCATACCCTGACCCGGTTGATGAATCGCGCCTTCGCCGTCGCCAAACGGGTTCGGAATGAAACCGCCATTGGCTCAAACGCGGTTTCGATCAGCTTTGTCGCTGTGGAGTTGGCGCGAAAAGTGTTCGAGAGCTTGAACGGCGCAACAGTGATGCTGGTTGGCGCGGGCGAAATGGCGGAGCTGGCCGCCAAGCATTTGCTCAGTTGCGGAGCCAACAAAATCCTGATTGCCAATCGAACCTATGAAAACGCCACCAAGCTGGCGGAAGAAATGAAGGGCGAACCGGTTCGGTTTGAAGATTTCGAGCGGCGCATGCCCGAAGCCGAAGTTGTCATTTGTTCGACTGGCGCCCCGAACTATTTGATATTACCGGCGCAGGTCAAAAGAGCGCTGGCGGTTCGGCATAATCGCCCAATGCTGATCGTGGATATTTCCGTGCCGCGAAACGTGGATCCGGCAATCAATCAACTGGACAACGCCTTCGTCTTCGACGTGGATGATTTGGCCTCCATCGCCGAATCCAACCTGGCGGAACGCCAGCGCGAAGCGCAACGCGCCGAACTGATCATCGTCGAAGAAGCCAACCGCTTTATTGAAGTGCTAAGCGAAGGCGACATCAACGCCGTCATCGGAACATTTCGCCAACAAGCTGGTGCGCTCGCCTTTGCCGAATTGGAACGAAGCCGAAAACGGCTCGGCGATTTAAGCCAGCAACAGGAAGAAGCGCTTCGCGTGATGGTCAACGCCATCGTCAACAAATTCACCCAGCCCGTGATCAAACAACTGCGCGAATCTGAAAACGGCCATTCACCTTACCTGTCGGTCTGGCGCGAAATGTATCCTCACGACGAAGACAAAAAATAA